One genomic window of Aliiroseovarius sp. M344 includes the following:
- the gltB gene encoding glutamate synthase large subunit, with protein sequence MTKYDADWVRREEAKRKFMSEHSLYREEDEHSSCGVGLVVSIEGKASREVVEAGIAALKAIWHRGAVDADGKTGDGAGIHVQIPVPFFYDQIRRTGHEPREDQLIAVGQVFLPRTDFGAQEACRTIVESEILRMGYHIYGWRHVPVDITCLGEKANATRPEIEQIMISNSKGVDEVTFERELYVIRRRIEKAVASAHINGLYIASLSCRSIIYKGMMLAEQVAEFYPDLMDERFKSTFAIYHQRYSTNTFPQWWLAQPFRMLAHNGEINTLKGNLNWMKSHEIRMASAAFGDLAEDIKPIVPGGSSDSAALDAVFEVLVRAGRSAPMAKTMLVPESWSKQAIELPEAWKDMYSYCNSVMEPWDGPAALAMTDGRWVCAGLDRNGLRPMRYVVTGEGLVIAGSEAGMVPIDEASIVEKGALGPGQLLAVDTVEGKLYHDTEIKDKLAVSRPFGEWVGKINDLGEGFAEVEEKPLYSGEELRRRQLAAGYTLEELEQILAPMAEDGKESLASMGDDTPSAVLSTKYRPLSHFFRQNFSQVTNPPIDSLREFRVMSLKTRFGNLKNVLDESSAQTEIIVLESPFVGNQQFGKMTEIFNAQMVEIDCTFPVDGGGGALRIALGEIREKAEDAVRSGAGHIILTDQHQGESRIAMPMILATSAVHSWLVKKGLRTFCSINTRSAECLDPHYFAVLVGCGATTVNAYLAEDSLADRIERGLLDCTLSEAVHRYREAIDQGLLKIMAKMGISVISSYRGGLNFEAVGLSRAMVAEYFPGMTSRISGIGVNGIQKKLEGVHAAGFGSGNKVLPVGGFYKARQSGETHAWEAQTMHLLQSACDRASFQMWKQYSARMRANPPIHLRDLLDIKPMGKEVPIEEVESINAIRKRFVTPGMSLGALSPEAHKTLNVAMNRIGAKSDSGEGGEDPAHFHPEPNGDNPSAKIKQVASGRFGVTAEYLNQCEELEIKVAQGAKPGEGGQLPGMKVTDLIARLRHSTKGVTLISPPPHHDIYSIEDLAQLIYDLKQINPRCKVTVKLVAASGVGTIAAGVAKAKADVILISGHNGGTGASPATSIKFAGLPWEMGLTEAHQVLAMNNLRDRVTLRTDGGLRTGRDIVMAAMMGAEEYGIGTAALIAMGCIMVRQCQSNTCPVGVCTQDDDLRKKFTGNADKVVNLITFYAQEVREILASIGARSLDEVIGRADLLSQVSRGSAHLDDLDLNPLLLVVDGADKIVYDRNRDRNPVPDTLDAEIVRDASRFLEDGEKMQLSYTVQNTHRTVGTRISSHIVKRFGMRNSLQPDHLTVKLQGSAGQSLGAFAAPGLKIEVSGDANDYVGKGLSGGTIVVRPPLSSPLVARDNTIIGNTVLYGATDGYLFAAGRAGERFAVRNSGAHVVIEGCGSNGCEYMTGGVAVILGSIGSNFGAGMTGGMAYLYDPDGVAQNYMNMESLVTNPVSVDHWEAQLLSLVERHAEETGSQLATEILRHWDLEKGNFLQVCPIEMLERLPAPLSIEDAAIPAE encoded by the coding sequence ATGACGAAATATGATGCCGATTGGGTCCGCCGCGAGGAAGCCAAACGTAAATTTATGAGCGAACACAGCCTGTATCGCGAAGAAGACGAGCACAGCTCGTGTGGTGTCGGGCTGGTCGTCTCGATTGAAGGAAAGGCGTCACGCGAGGTCGTCGAAGCAGGCATTGCTGCGCTGAAAGCCATTTGGCACCGAGGCGCTGTAGACGCTGACGGCAAGACAGGCGACGGTGCCGGCATCCACGTGCAAATCCCGGTTCCATTCTTCTATGACCAAATCCGTCGCACCGGCCACGAGCCGCGCGAAGACCAGCTGATCGCAGTCGGTCAGGTTTTCCTGCCGCGCACTGATTTTGGCGCTCAGGAAGCCTGCCGGACGATAGTTGAGTCTGAAATCTTGCGCATGGGATACCACATCTATGGATGGCGGCACGTGCCGGTGGACATCACCTGCCTTGGCGAAAAGGCCAATGCGACGCGGCCCGAGATCGAACAGATCATGATTTCAAACTCGAAAGGTGTGGACGAAGTCACCTTCGAGCGCGAGCTTTATGTGATCCGCCGCCGGATCGAAAAAGCCGTGGCAAGCGCACATATCAATGGGCTCTATATTGCGTCGCTCAGCTGCCGGTCGATTATCTACAAAGGCATGATGCTGGCCGAGCAGGTGGCGGAATTTTACCCAGACCTGATGGACGAGCGGTTCAAATCGACCTTCGCGATTTATCACCAGCGGTATTCGACCAACACCTTCCCCCAATGGTGGCTGGCGCAACCGTTCCGCATGCTGGCGCATAACGGCGAGATCAACACGCTGAAGGGCAACCTGAACTGGATGAAAAGCCACGAGATCCGCATGGCGTCCGCAGCCTTCGGCGATCTGGCGGAGGACATTAAACCTATCGTTCCGGGCGGGTCGTCTGACTCAGCCGCTTTGGATGCTGTGTTCGAGGTGCTTGTACGTGCAGGCCGTTCTGCCCCGATGGCGAAAACCATGCTAGTGCCGGAAAGCTGGTCTAAGCAGGCCATCGAACTGCCCGAAGCATGGAAAGACATGTATTCCTATTGCAACTCGGTGATGGAGCCATGGGACGGCCCTGCCGCACTGGCCATGACCGATGGTCGTTGGGTCTGCGCAGGACTTGATCGTAACGGTTTGCGCCCGATGCGTTATGTGGTGACGGGCGAGGGTCTTGTGATCGCAGGTTCGGAAGCTGGTATGGTGCCGATTGATGAAGCCAGCATCGTGGAAAAAGGTGCGCTGGGGCCGGGGCAGCTGTTGGCTGTCGATACGGTCGAAGGCAAATTGTACCACGACACCGAAATTAAGGACAAACTGGCCGTTTCCCGACCCTTCGGTGAATGGGTTGGCAAGATCAATGATCTGGGTGAAGGCTTTGCTGAGGTCGAGGAAAAACCGCTATATAGCGGCGAAGAGTTGCGTCGCCGTCAGTTGGCGGCTGGTTACACCTTGGAGGAACTGGAGCAGATCCTCGCGCCAATGGCTGAGGACGGAAAGGAATCGCTGGCCTCGATGGGCGATGACACACCGTCGGCAGTGCTTTCGACAAAATACCGCCCGCTGAGCCACTTTTTCCGTCAGAACTTCAGCCAGGTGACAAACCCGCCCATCGACTCGTTGCGCGAATTCCGCGTCATGTCGCTGAAAACCCGTTTTGGAAATCTGAAAAACGTGCTGGATGAAAGCAGCGCGCAGACCGAGATTATCGTGCTGGAAAGCCCATTTGTCGGCAATCAGCAGTTCGGGAAGATGACCGAGATATTCAATGCCCAAATGGTCGAAATTGACTGCACCTTCCCGGTTGACGGCGGTGGTGGCGCATTGCGTATCGCCTTGGGTGAAATCCGCGAGAAGGCCGAGGATGCCGTGCGGTCAGGCGCTGGACATATTATCCTTACAGACCAGCATCAGGGCGAAAGCCGTATCGCGATGCCCATGATCCTTGCGACATCTGCCGTCCATAGCTGGTTGGTGAAAAAGGGCCTGCGGACATTCTGTTCGATCAATACACGTTCGGCAGAATGTTTGGACCCACATTATTTCGCTGTGCTCGTTGGCTGCGGTGCCACGACCGTGAACGCCTATCTGGCTGAGGATTCACTGGCCGACCGGATTGAACGGGGGTTGCTGGATTGTACGCTTTCGGAAGCCGTGCACCGCTATCGTGAAGCCATCGACCAGGGTCTTCTGAAAATTATGGCCAAGATGGGGATATCAGTTATCTCGTCCTATCGGGGTGGCTTGAACTTCGAAGCCGTTGGCCTGAGCCGCGCAATGGTTGCCGAATATTTCCCTGGGATGACATCACGCATTTCGGGCATCGGTGTGAACGGTATCCAGAAAAAACTGGAAGGTGTGCATGCAGCCGGCTTCGGCAGCGGGAACAAGGTTTTGCCAGTTGGCGGGTTTTACAAAGCGCGCCAGTCGGGCGAAACACATGCGTGGGAAGCACAGACGATGCACCTGCTGCAATCTGCCTGTGATCGCGCCTCGTTCCAGATGTGGAAGCAGTATTCGGCACGTATGCGCGCCAATCCACCGATCCACTTGCGTGATTTGCTGGACATCAAACCGATGGGCAAAGAAGTCCCGATCGAAGAGGTGGAAAGCATCAACGCAATCCGCAAGCGGTTCGTGACGCCCGGTATGTCGCTGGGGGCATTGAGCCCCGAGGCACACAAAACTTTGAACGTCGCAATGAACCGGATCGGTGCGAAGTCGGACAGTGGTGAAGGCGGCGAAGACCCCGCGCATTTCCACCCCGAACCCAATGGTGACAACCCGTCGGCGAAGATCAAGCAGGTGGCCTCGGGTCGTTTTGGCGTTACTGCCGAATACCTGAACCAGTGTGAAGAGCTAGAGATCAAGGTCGCCCAAGGTGCCAAACCCGGCGAAGGTGGTCAGTTGCCCGGCATGAAGGTCACGGACCTTATTGCCCGTCTGCGCCACTCGACCAAGGGTGTGACGCTGATTTCACCGCCGCCGCACCACGATATCTACTCGATCGAGGATCTGGCCCAGTTGATCTATGACCTCAAGCAGATCAACCCGCGCTGTAAAGTGACGGTGAAGCTGGTTGCGGCGTCGGGTGTCGGCACGATTGCGGCCGGTGTGGCGAAGGCCAAGGCCGATGTGATCCTGATTTCGGGCCACAATGGTGGCACGGGTGCGTCGCCAGCAACCTCGATCAAGTTTGCAGGCCTGCCGTGGGAGATGGGCCTGACAGAAGCCCACCAAGTGCTGGCGATGAACAACCTGCGCGACCGGGTAACGCTGCGCACTGATGGCGGTCTGCGCACGGGTCGTGACATCGTCATGGCCGCAATGATGGGCGCCGAGGAATACGGCATCGGCACTGCGGCTCTGATCGCCATGGGTTGCATCATGGTGCGTCAGTGCCAGTCGAACACCTGCCCAGTTGGGGTCTGCACGCAGGACGATGATCTGCGCAAGAAGTTCACTGGCAACGCGGACAAGGTCGTCAACCTGATCACCTTCTATGCGCAGGAAGTGCGCGAGATACTTGCCTCTATCGGGGCGCGGTCGCTGGACGAGGTGATTGGCCGTGCGGATCTGCTAAGCCAGGTCAGCCGGGGGTCCGCCCATTTGGATGATCTTGATCTGAACCCGCTTCTTCTAGTCGTCGATGGCGCGGACAAGATTGTCTATGACCGCAATCGCGACCGGAATCCGGTGCCCGATACTCTGGACGCCGAGATCGTGCGCGATGCGAGCCGTTTTCTTGAGGATGGCGAGAAAATGCAGCTGTCCTATACGGTTCAGAACACGCACCGTACGGTCGGCACGCGCATTTCCAGCCATATCGTGAAACGCTTTGGCATGCGCAACAGCCTGCAGCCGGACCACCTGACAGTGAAGCTGCAAGGCTCGGCAGGTCAGTCCCTTGGTGCATTTGCAGCACCCGGTCTGAAGATCGAGGTGTCAGGCGACGCCAACGATTATGTTGGCAAAGGTCTGTCCGGGGGCACGATCGTTGTGCGCCCGCCGCTTTCCAGTCCGCTTGTCGCGCGTGACAATACGATCATCGGCAACACCGTGTTGTACGGAGCGACGGACGGTTACCTGTTTGCCGCTGGTCGCGCTGGCGAACGGTTCGCGGTTCGCAACTCTGGCGCGCATGTAGTGATCGAAGGCTGTGGCTCGAACGGGTGTGAATACATGACCGGCGGTGTCGCGGTGATCCTTGGTTCTATTGGCTCGAATTTCGGGGCAGGGATGACCGGCGGTATGGCCTATCTGTATGACCCGGATGGCGTGGCGCAGAACTATATGAACATGGAAAGCCTTGTGACCAATCCGGTTTCGGTCGACCATTGGGAAGCGCAGCTGTTGTCGTTGGTCGAACGGCATGCCGAAGAGACCGGAAGTCAGCTGGCGACAGAGATTCTGCGTCATTGGGATCTGGAGAAGGGGAACTTCCTTCAGGTTTGCCCGATTGAAATGCTGGAAAGATTGCCTGCCCCACTGTCAATCGAAGACGCAGCCATTCCTGCCGAGTAA
- a CDS encoding NAD(P)-dependent oxidoreductase: MAKQPMLKFVSVERDMPEKRAAEARREDFHEIYAEYAAQKAAEQASRCSQCGVPYCQSHCPLHNNIPDWLRMTASGRLKEAYELSQATNTFPEICGRICPQDRLCEGNCVIEQSGHGTVTIGAVEKYITDTAWDNGWVEPITPATKRDESVAIIGAGPGGLAAADVLVRAGVNVTVYDRHDRAGGLMTYGIPGFKLEKDVVMRRVKLLEDAGVEFVLNCNVGKDISFQDIRAIHDAVLLATGVYKGRDLSGPGAGAKGIVPALDYLTCSNKLSFGDSVPAFDNGELNAEGKNVVVIGGGDTAMDCVRTAIRQGATSVKCLYRRDRENMPGSQRETQNAEEEGVEFVWLSAPKGFAGNPVTGVIVQKMRLGAPDATGRRSPEVIEGSEYTENADLVIKALGFEPENLPTLWDEKDLTVTRWGTIKATFETHRTDLDGIWAVGDIVRGASLVVWAIRDGREAGADILAALNAARALAAE, from the coding sequence ATGGCCAAGCAGCCGATGTTGAAATTCGTGAGTGTCGAGCGGGATATGCCCGAAAAACGGGCCGCCGAGGCGCGTCGCGAAGACTTCCACGAAATCTATGCCGAATATGCCGCCCAGAAGGCCGCCGAGCAAGCCAGCCGGTGTAGCCAGTGTGGCGTGCCGTATTGCCAGTCACATTGCCCGTTGCACAACAACATACCTGACTGGCTGCGTATGACCGCGTCAGGTCGCTTGAAAGAAGCCTATGAGCTGAGTCAGGCAACCAACACCTTCCCCGAGATCTGTGGACGTATTTGCCCGCAGGATCGTCTTTGCGAAGGCAATTGCGTGATCGAACAATCGGGCCATGGCACCGTCACCATCGGCGCAGTCGAGAAATACATAACAGACACAGCGTGGGACAACGGTTGGGTTGAGCCGATTACGCCCGCTACCAAGCGCGATGAAAGCGTCGCAATCATCGGGGCAGGTCCAGGCGGACTGGCTGCGGCGGACGTTTTGGTGCGCGCTGGTGTGAACGTTACCGTCTATGATCGACATGACCGTGCGGGCGGGTTGATGACCTATGGTATTCCCGGTTTCAAACTTGAAAAAGATGTGGTGATGCGCCGCGTGAAGCTGCTGGAAGATGCAGGGGTCGAGTTTGTTCTGAACTGCAATGTCGGAAAAGACATCAGCTTTCAGGACATTCGCGCCATTCATGATGCCGTTCTTCTGGCGACCGGTGTCTATAAGGGTCGCGATCTGTCCGGGCCGGGGGCTGGCGCAAAGGGGATTGTTCCAGCGCTGGATTATCTGACCTGCTCCAACAAGCTCAGCTTTGGCGATAGCGTTCCCGCATTCGACAACGGAGAACTGAACGCAGAAGGCAAAAATGTCGTGGTTATCGGTGGTGGCGATACCGCGATGGACTGCGTACGTACCGCCATTCGCCAAGGCGCAACGTCGGTGAAGTGCCTGTATCGCCGCGATCGCGAGAACATGCCCGGGTCGCAGCGCGAAACCCAGAACGCCGAGGAAGAAGGCGTCGAATTTGTCTGGTTGTCCGCACCAAAAGGTTTCGCGGGCAATCCCGTAACAGGCGTTATCGTTCAGAAAATGCGCCTGGGTGCGCCTGATGCAACCGGCCGTCGTAGCCCTGAAGTGATCGAGGGTTCGGAATACACCGAGAATGCGGATCTGGTGATCAAAGCGCTCGGGTTTGAGCCGGAAAACCTGCCCACCCTCTGGGATGAAAAAGACCTGACGGTCACACGCTGGGGCACAATCAAGGCGACTTTCGAGACGCACCGGACCGATCTGGATGGTATTTGGGCCGTGGGTGACATCGTGCGCGGTGCATCATTGGTGGTCTGGGCGATCCGCGATGGGCGCGAAGCTGGCGCGGATATACTTGCCGCGCTGAATGCCGCCCGCGCGCTTGCTGCCGAATAA
- a CDS encoding undecaprenyl-diphosphate phosphatase encodes MTLAHLFLVAVIQGITEFLPVSSSGHLALIPHLTSLPDQGQTIDVAVHLGTLGAVVLFFWADVRMGLAGVPRMLTGRIDTPGSRLAFLLAIATIPAIAFGLLIKLTGLDDTMRSIKVIAWTMILFGLVLYWVDQKGSAEKRAGDWTLRDAIIMGLWQALALIPGTSRSGATISGARALGYERPDAAKLAMLMSIPTIFASGVLLGAEVAATSNLQVAKDGAIAAVLAFVSALLALSLMMRLLRSVSFTPYVIYRIALGVVLLGIAYT; translated from the coding sequence ATGACCCTTGCCCATCTCTTTCTCGTCGCTGTGATACAGGGAATCACCGAGTTTCTGCCGGTTTCTTCCTCTGGTCACCTCGCCTTGATTCCGCACCTGACGAGCTTGCCCGATCAGGGCCAGACGATTGACGTGGCCGTGCATCTGGGCACGTTGGGCGCCGTGGTTCTGTTCTTCTGGGCAGATGTTCGGATGGGGTTGGCTGGTGTTCCGCGGATGCTGACCGGGCGCATCGATACGCCGGGCTCAAGGCTCGCCTTCCTGTTGGCAATTGCAACCATCCCGGCCATAGCATTTGGACTTCTGATCAAGCTAACGGGACTGGACGATACCATGCGGTCGATCAAAGTCATCGCTTGGACCATGATCCTGTTCGGACTGGTGCTGTATTGGGTTGACCAAAAAGGATCGGCTGAGAAAAGAGCAGGTGACTGGACGTTGCGCGACGCGATCATCATGGGCCTTTGGCAGGCTCTGGCGCTGATCCCCGGCACGTCGCGGTCAGGGGCAACAATCTCGGGCGCGCGAGCGCTTGGATACGAACGCCCCGACGCCGCGAAACTGGCAATGCTCATGTCGATCCCGACAATTTTCGCTTCGGGCGTGCTGCTAGGAGCCGAAGTCGCCGCCACCTCCAACCTTCAGGTTGCCAAAGACGGGGCAATCGCGGCGGTATTGGCCTTTGTGTCAGCACTTCTTGCACTAAGCCTGATGATGCGCCTGCTGCGGTCTGTCAGCTTCACACCCTACGTGATCTATCGAATCGCGTTGGGTGTCGTTCTGTTGGGCATTGCTTACACATGA
- a CDS encoding complex I NDUFA9 subunit family protein: MSKLVTIYGGSGFVGRYIARRMAKQGWRVRVAVRRPNEALFVKPYGAVGQVEPILCNIRDDASVREAMMGADAVVNCVGVLHSIGKNSFDAVHHEGAERVARIAVEQGVAQLVQLSAIGADNASDSEYAQTKAQGETGVQDAFPGAVILRPSVIFGPEDEFFNRFAGMTRFGPILPITGGNTRFQPVFVDDVAAAAEKAILGQAKPGIYELGGPDVETLRELIDRMLDVVQRRRAVINLPFGVAKLQAAAFDFIQWISGGLIKAPLTRDQVRSLAHDNVVADDAQGFADLGIAPTAMEAILPDYLWRFRHNGQYAAIQNSAKNLRTDG, translated from the coding sequence ATGTCCAAGCTTGTCACAATCTATGGCGGTTCGGGCTTCGTTGGGCGCTATATTGCGCGCCGCATGGCCAAGCAAGGGTGGCGTGTGCGCGTTGCCGTGCGTCGGCCGAACGAAGCCTTGTTCGTAAAGCCCTATGGGGCTGTCGGGCAGGTTGAGCCGATTTTGTGCAACATCCGTGATGACGCGTCGGTGCGTGAGGCAATGATGGGCGCGGACGCTGTGGTCAACTGCGTCGGCGTCTTACACTCGATCGGCAAGAACAGCTTTGACGCGGTGCACCATGAAGGGGCTGAACGCGTTGCTCGGATCGCAGTAGAACAGGGCGTGGCACAGCTGGTTCAGTTGTCTGCCATTGGCGCAGACAATGCCAGCGACAGCGAATATGCGCAGACCAAGGCACAGGGTGAGACAGGCGTTCAGGACGCATTCCCCGGCGCAGTGATCCTGCGCCCATCTGTCATTTTTGGTCCTGAGGACGAGTTCTTTAACCGGTTTGCTGGCATGACGCGGTTTGGGCCGATCCTGCCAATCACTGGTGGCAACACACGCTTTCAGCCGGTGTTTGTGGATGATGTGGCCGCTGCTGCCGAGAAGGCAATTCTTGGTCAGGCCAAGCCGGGTATCTATGAGCTGGGCGGGCCGGATGTCGAAACTCTGCGCGAGCTGATTGACCGGATGCTGGACGTCGTGCAGCGCCGCCGCGCGGTGATCAATTTGCCTTTCGGGGTCGCGAAGCTTCAAGCGGCGGCCTTCGATTTCATCCAGTGGATTTCGGGTGGGCTGATCAAAGCGCCGCTGACGCGCGATCAGGTGCGGTCGCTTGCACATGACAACGTAGTTGCGGATGACGCTCAGGGCTTTGCGGATTTGGGTATCGCCCCGACGGCGATGGAGGCAATCCTGCCGGATTACCTCTGGCGCTTCCGTCACAATGGCCAGTACGCGGCCATTCAGAACTCGGCGAAAAACCTACGCACCGACGGCTGA
- a CDS encoding thermonuclease family protein, protein MANTRACLIFLAGLFVASIANANEIQGKVTHVRDADTIEVRGIPIRLDGVDAPDKGQSGYWEGKDWMKQNYSGRLVRCILTGKKTYDRWVGTCFGSKGENISVAVISAGWARDCPRFSGGRYRKYETRRSRSVPMKKYCR, encoded by the coding sequence ATGGCTAACACTAGGGCTTGTCTGATATTTCTAGCTGGGCTGTTCGTTGCCTCGATTGCAAATGCCAACGAAATTCAAGGCAAAGTTACTCATGTAAGAGATGCGGATACAATAGAAGTGCGCGGTATCCCAATCCGACTTGATGGCGTTGATGCCCCGGACAAAGGGCAGTCGGGGTATTGGGAAGGTAAGGATTGGATGAAGCAAAACTACTCTGGTAGATTGGTTCGCTGTATTTTGACTGGCAAGAAAACCTATGACCGTTGGGTTGGAACTTGTTTCGGAAGCAAAGGCGAAAACATCAGCGTTGCAGTAATTAGCGCAGGTTGGGCGCGGGACTGTCCTAGGTTTTCCGGTGGAAGATATCGGAAGTATGAAACTAGGCGCTCGCGCTCAGTGCCAATGAAGAAATATTGTCGCTAG
- a CDS encoding type II toxin-antitoxin system VapC family toxin gives MAKPRKFYWDTCAFIGLLNGEADKKRELEIVYGWAREGKAEIWTSTLSMIECRRIGKESSKQKPMSEENGKRISDIFRQQYIKPIPVAVDIAEMGRQLWRDTTGLTKYQDAVHLASALRWNLETMHTYDQDDLLHLPGKFHCRNGSALTICYPDSSTDGEFFEHAKQNPT, from the coding sequence TTGGCTAAACCACGGAAGTTCTATTGGGACACGTGCGCTTTTATCGGCCTACTCAATGGTGAGGCTGATAAGAAGCGAGAGTTGGAAATCGTCTACGGATGGGCAAGAGAGGGCAAAGCCGAAATCTGGACATCTACGCTGTCGATGATTGAGTGTCGCCGGATAGGCAAGGAGTCTTCAAAGCAGAAACCTATGTCTGAAGAAAACGGAAAGAGAATATCCGATATCTTTCGGCAGCAATACATCAAGCCAATCCCAGTGGCCGTTGATATTGCTGAAATGGGTCGCCAGCTTTGGCGGGACACTACAGGATTGACGAAATATCAAGATGCGGTGCATCTGGCGTCCGCTTTGCGGTGGAATCTAGAAACAATGCACACCTACGATCAGGATGATCTGCTTCATTTGCCAGGTAAGTTCCACTGCCGAAATGGAAGCGCGTTGACGATTTGCTATCCTGACAGTTCGACTGATGGAGAGTTTTTTGAACACGCAAAACAAAACCCAACTTGA
- a CDS encoding helix-turn-helix transcriptional regulator, translated as MTQKLYRRTEVEALTGLSSTTLYDMMNRGDFPRPVRIAKRAVAWPESVLSEWFENLPSAEK; from the coding sequence ATGACACAGAAACTCTACCGACGCACCGAGGTTGAAGCCCTCACGGGTCTTAGCTCAACAACCCTCTATGACATGATGAACCGTGGCGACTTTCCCCGCCCCGTGCGTATCGCAAAACGTGCGGTAGCATGGCCTGAAAGCGTCTTGTCGGAATGGTTCGAAAACCTGCCCAGCGCAGAAAAATAG
- a CDS encoding tyrosine-type recombinase/integrase, translated as MRELNKLSAAFIKHAPKGKYGDGGGLWLHKADKDRGKWVLLVTIHGKRREMGLGTLNDVPLKDAREQAGYWRGLVRAGKDPIKERERERRAAQRNMHLLQDIARDAFESRKADLKGDGKAGRWFSPLELHVLPRLGKVPVSDLDQIDIHDTLKPIWDSKAATAKKALNRLGICLQHAAALGLDVDLQATDKARALLGRQRHTEKHIPALPWQDVPAFYSCLQETTPTHLALRMLILTGVRSYPIRHMHLDQIEGDTWTIPSESMKGRKGATDAFRVPLPRQALEIASDAAVRAREGFLFPSPRRGVLSDATMARLMERRGMEARPHGFRSSFRDWVEEKTQTPYEVAEMSLGHTVGGTVERAYRRTDHLDARRILMQRWADFVSAESATIVRIG; from the coding sequence ATGCGAGAACTGAACAAACTTAGCGCCGCGTTCATAAAACACGCCCCGAAGGGCAAGTATGGCGACGGGGGCGGGCTTTGGCTTCACAAGGCAGATAAGGACCGTGGCAAGTGGGTTTTACTAGTGACCATTCATGGCAAGCGCCGGGAAATGGGTTTGGGCACACTAAACGACGTGCCCCTGAAAGACGCGCGTGAACAAGCCGGCTATTGGCGAGGTTTGGTTCGTGCAGGCAAGGACCCTATCAAAGAACGGGAACGCGAGCGCCGTGCAGCCCAGCGCAACATGCACTTGTTGCAGGACATTGCGCGCGATGCATTTGAAAGCCGTAAAGCAGACCTAAAAGGCGACGGGAAAGCAGGTCGTTGGTTTAGCCCCTTGGAACTGCATGTTTTGCCACGTTTGGGCAAAGTGCCCGTGTCAGACTTGGACCAGATCGACATACACGACACGCTTAAACCCATTTGGGACAGTAAAGCCGCCACAGCCAAGAAAGCCCTGAACCGACTCGGCATTTGTTTGCAACATGCCGCCGCGCTGGGCTTAGACGTTGATCTGCAAGCCACAGACAAGGCCCGCGCCCTGTTGGGTAGACAGCGCCACACCGAGAAACACATTCCAGCTTTGCCGTGGCAAGACGTGCCGGCGTTTTATTCCTGCCTTCAGGAAACCACACCAACCCATTTGGCGTTGCGGATGCTCATTCTAACCGGCGTGAGGTCTTATCCGATCCGCCACATGCACCTTGACCAAATCGAAGGCGACACTTGGACCATCCCCTCAGAGTCCATGAAGGGGCGCAAAGGGGCCACAGACGCTTTTCGGGTGCCTTTGCCCCGCCAAGCCTTAGAGATAGCCTCAGACGCCGCTGTGCGTGCCCGTGAGGGCTTTCTATTCCCTAGCCCGCGTCGCGGTGTCCTGTCAGATGCAACAATGGCCCGGTTGATGGAGCGACGCGGCATGGAAGCCCGACCACATGGTTTCAGGTCCAGCTTCCGCGATTGGGTCGAGGAAAAGACGCAGACGCCATACGAGGTTGCAGAAATGTCGCTGGGCCATACCGTAGGGGGAACAGTGGAACGCGCTTACCGCCGCACAGACCATTTAGACGCTAGACGTATCTTGATGCAGCGCTGGGCGGATTTTGTCTCGGCTGAAAGCGCAACGATTGTGAGGATTGGGTAG